The following DNA comes from Weissella koreensis KACC 15510.
AATTAAATTCTCTGCTTTCCTTTTTAACGAATAAATTAATAGATCATCAATTATCTAATTGACGGCGATCTGATCGCCATTGGTCTACTAAAATTAAATCTTCTTTCGTTGCTTCTTTCAATATGAATTGTTTTGTTTTATTACGATCGTTTAAATAATTAACTTGTTGCCGGTGTCGTGCACGGTATCGTTGATTAGCGACCCGTTGTGCTTCCTTTGGATCGTCATATTTCCTAGGTCGGCCCCGATGCTTAATTTCACTCAACATAAAATCACCTTTCCTAAATTGGGCTAATTTATATATATTCACAACCTTACAATATTTATTGTAAAGCCTTTATTAAATAAAATTCACCAATTAGTTACATAAAAATGTTAAAAAATAAGTTGATTTTACGTAACATTCGTAACGTTTATGTTTTTTTAATATATTTATACAAAAAAAAGATCAATTAATTCATTTAAAAACGAACTAATTGATCTTTTTAATTTTGAAATTAAACTTCAGGCTTAATTATATCAGCACCAAAGTATGGGCGTAGAACGGTTGGAACTGTAACCGTTCCATCTGCATTTTGGTAATTTTCCAAAATGGCTGCTACAGCCCGGCCAACAGCTAATCCAGATCCATTCAAAGTATGGATATATTGAAGCTTACCATCATCATCTCGATATTGAATCTTAGCGCGACGTGCTTGGAATGCTTCAGTATTTGAAATTGAAGAAATTTCACGATAAAGATTTTGTTCAGGCATCCAAACTTCTAAGTCATGCGTTTTGGCAGCTGAGAAGCCCATGTCTCCGGTTGACAGTGTCAAAACATGATATGGCAATTCCAACTTTCGAAGAATGTTTTCTGCATCTTTTGTCATTTCTTCCAATGCTTGATATGATTGCTCAGGTTTTGTGAACTTAACCATTTCAACCTTGTTGAATTGGTGCATGCGAATTAAGCCACGTGTATCTCGCCCTGCAGATCCAGCTTCTTGGCGGAAAGAAGGTGATAGTGCCGTTACTGAGATCGGTAACTTGTCTGCATCAATAACTTCTTCACGATAATAATTAGTCAAAGGTACTTCCGCAGTTGGAATTAAGGTCATGTCTGAATTAGTTCCAACACGGTAAGCATCGTCTTTAAATTTAGGATATTGACCAGTTCCATACATAGCATCATCTTTAACCATGTAAGGCGTAATCATTTCGGTATAACCTTCTTTTTGATGCTCATCTAGCATAAAGTTATAAATCGCTCGTTCAAGTCGGGCTCCTTGACCAACATAGTAAACAAACCGTGCCCCAGAAACCTTAGCTCCTCGTTCCCAATCTAAAATACCAAGGTCTTCCCCAATCTCATAGTGAGCCTTAGGTGTGAAATCAAATTGACGAACCTCACCCCATTTATACTCTTCACGATTAGAATCTTCATTAGGTCCAACTGGAATGGTTGCCTCTGGCAAGTTAGGAAAGTGTAAAGCCCGATCATTTAATTCAGACTCAATTGCAAGAATTTGATCATCTAATTCTTTAATACTTTTTGAAACATGCTGCATTTCTGCAATTACGGCACTGGCATCTTCTTTAGCTCGCTTCTTTTGTCCAATTTCATCAGAAACCTTGTTACGGCGTGCTTTCATCTCCTCAGATTGAACTAATAAGTCCCGGCGTTTCGTATCAGCAGCTAGATAGGCATCAACATCCTCAGCTGCAACTCCTCGACCTGCTAAGCGTTCCTTAGCTTCGTCTGCATTATTTCGTAAATATTTAATATCCAACATATCTTAATCCTCAACTTTTAATGTCTTAATTTCATTATCAATGAGTTGGAAAACCTTTTCTAAATCATCTGGATGTTCAATAAAGTCCAAATTATCACCATCAATCATTAATTTTGGTGATGCTGAATATTGATCAAACCATTCTGTATAACGTTTTGTTAATTCTTGATAGTACTCATACAACGAAGGATCTTGATCAATTTGTTCAAATGAACGCCCTCTTTTTTGAATCCGACTTAACATTGTTTCAAATGAAACTTTCACGTAGATCAATAGATCAGGATTTTTAATAACGGCATCTTCAGATTCATCAACTTGTTCCATCATATTATGTAATAGATCTCGATAAATTTCAGCTTCTGTTTGAGTAGCCCGATCCAAATCGGCATTCAATTGAAATAGTAATTGGTCTTCAAAGATAGATCGATCAATGATATTTAAATGCGATCCTTGAGCGTCTTTAATGTTTTCTAGACGCTTATTTAAAAAATAATTTTGTAGCAAAAAACCATACTTCTGTGGATTTTCATAAAATAATGGCAAAATTGGATTATCATCAACCGATTCATAATAAGCCTGTGAACCGAGATGTTCAGCCAAAAGCGTTGCCAGGCTGGTTTTACCCGCCCCAATAGTTCCTGATAATACAATCATAATTTAAGCTCATCCTCTACTTTTTTCTAACACTAATCTTACCAAAAAATAGCTCAATATGCGAATGCAAAACGATACATTTTTATAAAAACACTTACTTAAAAAATTTGTCCATTCATATTAAATCAAGCGATCAACTGATATTTTTTTAGTCAAAAAAAGGCCAGAACAAAATGTTCTAACCTTTTTTCAAGGAATTCAAAAAATTATTTTTAAAACCCTTATTTTTAAAAATTGATAATTATAAATAATTCATAACTACCCATTTTTTCATCTGACTAGCGTTATTGCACTGAAGCAGCGTGGATTCTAGTGACTGCTCGGCGCAAGGCTAATTGCGCGCGCTTCACTTCACGTTCATCTTCAGCTGATTGCAAAACGCGCTCAGCACGTTCACGGGCTGATTCAGCTCGGGCAACATCAATTTCAGCAGCACGTTCAGATGAATCTGCCACAATTGTCAGCATATTATCTGAAAATTCTGCAAATCCACCATTTACGGCCAAACGTTCACGTTTACCTGAATCATCATCCTTAACCCGAATCTCACTGATTTCCAATGAGGCAACAACTGGAACGTGATTTGCCATGATACCTAGCTCACCACCGGTTGTGTGTAACACAACAAGTGTGGCGGTATCATATTCAAAGACCACGCCATTTGGTGTCACGATGGATACCTTAAAGCTGTGTTCATTCATGGCAATACCCCATTAATTCAATGTCTTGGCTTTTTCAACTGCCATTTCAACGGCTCCAACATTTCGGAAGGCTTCTTCAGGAAGATCATCATACTTTCCATCCAAAATTTCCTTGAAACTGCGAACAGTTTCTTCAACAGGAACATATTGTCCTGCCAAACCAGTAAATGTCTCCGCAACAGAGAATGGTTGTGACAAGAAGAATTGGATTCGACGGGCACGGTTAACCGTGGTCTTCTCTTCATCTGAAAGTTCATCCATTCCCAAAATTGAAATGATATCTTGCAATTCGCGATAACGTTGCAAAGTTTGTTGAACTTCAACAGCAACTTGATAGTGCTCTTGTCCAACAATTTCAGGCGTCAAAGCAGTTGACGTTGATGCCAATGGATCAACGGCAGGATAGATTCCTTGTTGCGTCAAAGAACGCTCCAAGTTAGTTGTGGCATCCAAGTGCGCGAAAGTCGTTGCTGGCGCAGGGTCAGTATAGTCATCGGCAGGCACATAAACAGCCTGGATTGATGTAACTGATCCCTTTTGCGTTGACGTAATTCGCTCTTGAAGTTGTCCCATTTCAGTTGCCAAAGTTGGTTGGTAACCAACGGCAGATGGAATCCGACCCAAAAGGGCAGAAACTTCAGATCCAGCTTGTGTGAATCGGAAAATGTTGTCAATAAACAACAAAACATCTTGGCCATTGATATCACGGAAATGTTCCGCAATTGTCAAACCAGTTAAGGCAACCCGCATACGGGCTCCAGGAGGCTCATTCATTTGTCCGTAAACCATAGCAGTTTGCTTCAAAACTCCTGAATCCATCATTTCGTGATACATGTCATTACCTTCTCGGGTACGTTCCCCAACTCCAGTAAAGACAGAAATACCATTGTGTCCTTGCGCGATATTGTGAATCAACTCTTGAATCAAGACCGTCTTACCAACTCCGGCTCCCCCGAACAACCCAATCTTTCCTCCACGAACATATGGAGCAAGTAGGTCAATCACTTTGATTCCTGTTTCCAAGATCTCAGTAGATGTTTTTAATTGGTCATAAGCTGGTGATGCACGATGGATTGGATCACGTTGAACATCCGCCCCAATTTTTTCACCATTATCAATTGTGTCACCCAACACGTTAAAGACACGACCCAACGTTACTTCACCGACAGGGACTGAGATTGGTTCCCCAGTATCCTCCACTGCCATACCACGTTGTAAGCCGTCAGATGAGTCCATGGCAATCGTCCGAACAACTCCGTCACCGAGAGCCAAAGAAACCTCAACAGTCAAATTACCCGCTTCACCACGATCGATGATTAAGGCGTTATTGATGTCAGGAATTTGGCTATCTAATGGGAATTGAACGTCAACGACTGGTCCAATGACTTGTACAACTCGTCCGGTACTCATTGTCGTTATCCTTCCTTTTTCTAAACAAATTCTATAGTAGAATGTGCCCTACTATTCAAGGGCTGCCATTCCACCAGTAATTTCAGTAATTTCAGTCGTAATTGCACTCTGACGCGCACGATTAAATTGTAAGTCTAACTTATCAATAATATCCTTCGCATTATCAGTGGCTGAAGACATCGCTGTTGATGATGCCGCATGCTCGGCCGTTTTAGCATCTAAGATTGCTCCATAGATTAGGCTTTGTGCATATTGTGGCAAAATAACTTGCAAAATAGCTTCCGCTGATGGTTCCACGTCATATTCTGCGTGGTATCCAGTTGATTCATTTGGATCAACCATGCCATCAGTTGATACTGGTAACATTTTTTCAGCTCGGAATTCATTTGAAATCCGAGTGACGAAGTGATTATAGACAACTGTTAACTCATCAAATACAGCATTGTCGTACATTTCGGTTACTGTTGACACAATGTCGCGGATCCCATTAAAAGTAGGTACGTCCGCCACATTAGTATATTCATAAGCTAACTTGTAACCACGCTTTTTAAGAAAATCAGCACCATTACCTCCCACAACCAAAAACTCGATTTGTTCGGGCTTAAGATTACGTTCTTTAATGATTGACATCAATCCTTTTAGCAAGGTTGAGTTATAACCGCCAACTAAACCACGATCAGACGTAATAACTAAGAAACCGACTTTCTTAATTTCACGTTGTTCCAGCAAAGTTCCTGCTGAATTAGCCAGATTAGCTTGCGCAATATGGGAAACCATATCATGTAAGCGATCAGAGTAATCATGATATGATCCACCCTGACGTTGAATTTGGCTTAATTTAGCTGTTGAAACCATTTGCATCGCTGATGTAATTTGGCGCGTCTTTTTCGTTGAGGCAATACGGCGTTGAATGTCTTGCAAAGAAGCTGCCATTTCGCCCCTCCTCTACTTATTTCTCTGCATTATCGCTGGCGCTAAAAGTTGCCTTGAAGTTTTCAATCGCTGCATTCATTGCATCGGTATCAGGCAAATTCTTAGTTTCAACAACAGTTTGCAACAATTCATTATTAGTTGAACGAACGGCTTGAATCAATTCTGTTTCAAATCGCATAATATCATCAACTGCAACATCATCCATGTAACCATGAGATAGAGCATATAATGACAAAACTTGTTCTTCAACAGGCATTGGTTGATGCAAAGGTTGCTTCAACAATTCAACAGTACGACGTCCTCGAGCCAACTTAGATTGCGTTGCAGCATCCAAATCAGATCCGAATTGAGAGAAAGCTTCCAATTCCTTATATGATGAAAGATCCAAACGCAAAGTTCCAGCAACCTTCTTCATAGCCTTAATTTGCGCGTCTCCTCCGACACGAGAAACCGAAGTTCCAGCATCAATCGCAGGACGATTACCAGAATAGAATTGGTCAGAATCCAAGAAGATCTGTCCATCCGTAATTGAGATAACGTTCGTTGGGATATAAGCTGAAACGTCTCCAGCTTGTGTTTCAATGATTGGCAAAGCCGTCATTGATCCACCACCAAGTTCATCACTCAACTTTGCAGCACGTTCTAGCAAACGTGAGTGCAAGTAGAAGACATCACCAGGATAAGCTTCACGTCCAGGCGGACGACGAAGAATCAATGACAGCTCACGGTATGCCGTTGCTTGCTTTGATAGATCATCATAAACAATCAAGACATGCTTTCCGTTGTACATAAATTCTTCACCCATTGCAGCACCAGCATAAGGTGCTAAGTACAATAGGGGTGCTGGTTCTGATGGTCCAGCAGTAACAACGATCGTGTAATCCAAGGCTCCCATTGCACGCAATGTTTCAACTTGGGTCCGGACAGTTGAGTCCTTTTGACCAATCGCAACGTATACAACGATGATATTTTGATCCTTTTGGTTCAAAATAGCATCAATCGCAACAGAAGTCTTACCAGTCTTACGATCTCCAATGATCAATTCTCGTTGTCCACGTCCGATTGGAACTAATGCGTCGACCGCTTTCAAACCAGTTTGAAGTGGTTCAAAAACAGACTTACGTTCCATAACACCGGGTGCTTTAACTTCAATAGGGCGCGTCTTGTTTGTGTTAATTGGGCCCATTCCATCAACGGGTTGTCCCAATGCATTAACAACACGGCCAATCATTTCCTCACCAACTGGCACTTCCATGATTTTACCCGTACGCTTGACAATGTCGCCTTCACGGATTCCATCAAATTCACCTAGAACAATGATACCAACATCATTTGATTCCAAGTTTTGTGCCATTCCAAACACACCATTTGCGAATTCAACCAATTCACCGGCCATTGCGTTTTCCAAACCAGTAACCCGGGCGATTCCATCACCAACATAGGTTACGGTTCCAGTTTCTTGGACCGTCAATTCTGATTCGTAATTAGCGAGTTGGGCTTTGATGAGTGAACTGATTTCTTCAGCTTTAATGCTCATTTCAGCAGTTCCTCTTTCTTACGTTTGTGCAGTTGCACTGATATTATTTGATAATTAATGGACGATACTTTGGCGAATAGCAGCTAACTTAGTTGCTAATGACCCGTCCACAATTTGGTTGTTAGCAGAAATAATTACCCCACCTAATAATGAGGGATCAATCGTTTGTTCCAAGTCAACCGCCTTCGCACCAAAGCGCTTAACGATAACTTGCTTCAGACGATCAATCTGATCGGCATCCAACTCAACCACTGTCTTCACTTCAGCAGTCATATGACCAATTGAACGATAGACAAGGATTTGATATTCTTGCACAATCTGTGGTAATAAATCAAACCTTTGATAATCAAATGACATATTAACTAAATTAGTAACTAATTGTGAAGCAGGCTCTGTTAAAGTCTTTAAAACTTCTCGCTTAGCTGACTCATTAATGTTTTTAGCATTGATTACCTTTACCAAATTAGGATTAGCTTGTAATACTTTAGTGAGTTCTTGCAATTCAGCAAGTGTCTCAGTATCACTATTTTGGTCATGAGATAATTCGAACAAAGCAGTCGCATATCGTTGCGCGATAATCGCGTTTTTTAATGCCATTACTTTGCCTCTAACTCTCCGATGTAAGCATCAATTAATGCTTTTTGATCATCTAATTTCAGTTCTTTTTGGATAATTTTTTGTGCAATTGAAACTGATAATTCAGCAACATCATTCTTAACACTTGCCATTGCTTCAGTACGCTCTTGCGCAATTTCAGCATTTGCTTTGATCTTCAATGAACTAGCGTTTTCACGCGCTTCATCTAGAATTTCATCGCTCCGCTTTGAAGCAGTGTCTTTAGCACTATTAATGATAGTTGTTGCTTGTGATTGTGTGGCTTGTAATTCTTCAGAACGTTGTGACTTCAACTTTGCAGCTTCTGTCTTATCGTTTTCTGCAGAATCAAGGTCGTTAGCAATCTTATCAGCACGATCTTGCATCATCTTTGTTACAGGCTTCCATGCAAATTTTCCT
Coding sequences within:
- the serS gene encoding serine--tRNA ligase, with product MLDIKYLRNNADEAKERLAGRGVAAEDVDAYLAADTKRRDLLVQSEEMKARRNKVSDEIGQKKRAKEDASAVIAEMQHVSKSIKELDDQILAIESELNDRALHFPNLPEATIPVGPNEDSNREEYKWGEVRQFDFTPKAHYEIGEDLGILDWERGAKVSGARFVYYVGQGARLERAIYNFMLDEHQKEGYTEMITPYMVKDDAMYGTGQYPKFKDDAYRVGTNSDMTLIPTAEVPLTNYYREEVIDADKLPISVTALSPSFRQEAGSAGRDTRGLIRMHQFNKVEMVKFTKPEQSYQALEEMTKDAENILRKLELPYHVLTLSTGDMGFSAAKTHDLEVWMPEQNLYREISSISNTEAFQARRAKIQYRDDDGKLQYIHTLNGSGLAVGRAVAAILENYQNADGTVTVPTVLRPYFGADIIKPEV
- a CDS encoding deoxynucleoside kinase codes for the protein MIVLSGTIGAGKTSLATLLAEHLGSQAYYESVDDNPILPLFYENPQKYGFLLQNYFLNKRLENIKDAQGSHLNIIDRSIFEDQLLFQLNADLDRATQTEAEIYRDLLHNMMEQVDESEDAVIKNPDLLIYVKVSFETMLSRIQKRGRSFEQIDQDPSLYEYYQELTKRYTEWFDQYSASPKLMIDGDNLDFIEHPDDLEKVFQLIDNEIKTLKVED
- a CDS encoding F0F1 ATP synthase subunit epsilon, which codes for MAMNEHSFKVSIVTPNGVVFEYDTATLVVLHTTGGELGIMANHVPVVASLEISEIRVKDDDSGKRERLAVNGGFAEFSDNMLTIVADSSERAAEIDVARAESARERAERVLQSAEDEREVKRAQLALRRAVTRIHAASVQ
- the atpD gene encoding F0F1 ATP synthase subunit beta, with the translated sequence MSTGRVVQVIGPVVDVQFPLDSQIPDINNALIIDRGEAGNLTVEVSLALGDGVVRTIAMDSSDGLQRGMAVEDTGEPISVPVGEVTLGRVFNVLGDTIDNGEKIGADVQRDPIHRASPAYDQLKTSTEILETGIKVIDLLAPYVRGGKIGLFGGAGVGKTVLIQELIHNIAQGHNGISVFTGVGERTREGNDMYHEMMDSGVLKQTAMVYGQMNEPPGARMRVALTGLTIAEHFRDINGQDVLLFIDNIFRFTQAGSEVSALLGRIPSAVGYQPTLATEMGQLQERITSTQKGSVTSIQAVYVPADDYTDPAPATTFAHLDATTNLERSLTQQGIYPAVDPLASTSTALTPEIVGQEHYQVAVEVQQTLQRYRELQDIISILGMDELSDEEKTTVNRARRIQFFLSQPFSVAETFTGLAGQYVPVEETVRSFKEILDGKYDDLPEEAFRNVGAVEMAVEKAKTLN
- a CDS encoding F0F1 ATP synthase subunit gamma, whose amino-acid sequence is MAASLQDIQRRIASTKKTRQITSAMQMVSTAKLSQIQRQGGSYHDYSDRLHDMVSHIAQANLANSAGTLLEQREIKKVGFLVITSDRGLVGGYNSTLLKGLMSIIKERNLKPEQIEFLVVGGNGADFLKKRGYKLAYEYTNVADVPTFNGIRDIVSTVTEMYDNAVFDELTVVYNHFVTRISNEFRAEKMLPVSTDGMVDPNESTGYHAEYDVEPSAEAILQVILPQYAQSLIYGAILDAKTAEHAASSTAMSSATDNAKDIIDKLDLQFNRARQSAITTEITEITGGMAALE
- the atpA gene encoding F0F1 ATP synthase subunit alpha; the protein is MSIKAEEISSLIKAQLANYESELTVQETGTVTYVGDGIARVTGLENAMAGELVEFANGVFGMAQNLESNDVGIIVLGEFDGIREGDIVKRTGKIMEVPVGEEMIGRVVNALGQPVDGMGPINTNKTRPIEVKAPGVMERKSVFEPLQTGLKAVDALVPIGRGQRELIIGDRKTGKTSVAIDAILNQKDQNIIVVYVAIGQKDSTVRTQVETLRAMGALDYTIVVTAGPSEPAPLLYLAPYAGAAMGEEFMYNGKHVLIVYDDLSKQATAYRELSLILRRPPGREAYPGDVFYLHSRLLERAAKLSDELGGGSMTALPIIETQAGDVSAYIPTNVISITDGQIFLDSDQFYSGNRPAIDAGTSVSRVGGDAQIKAMKKVAGTLRLDLSSYKELEAFSQFGSDLDAATQSKLARGRRTVELLKQPLHQPMPVEEQVLSLYALSHGYMDDVAVDDIMRFETELIQAVRSTNNELLQTVVETKNLPDTDAMNAAIENFKATFSASDNAEK
- the atpH gene encoding ATP synthase F1 subunit delta; the encoded protein is MALKNAIIAQRYATALFELSHDQNSDTETLAELQELTKVLQANPNLVKVINAKNINESAKREVLKTLTEPASQLVTNLVNMSFDYQRFDLLPQIVQEYQILVYRSIGHMTAEVKTVVELDADQIDRLKQVIVKRFGAKAVDLEQTIDPSLLGGVIISANNQIVDGSLATKLAAIRQSIVH
- the atpF gene encoding F0F1 ATP synthase subunit B encodes the protein MLNGILLVNASEQLALGDMVFVLLSFIVLLLFVGKFAWKPVTKMMQDRADKIANDLDSAENDKTEAAKLKSQRSEELQATQSQATTIINSAKDTASKRSDEILDEARENASSLKIKANAEIAQERTEAMASVKNDVAELSVSIAQKIIQKELKLDDQKALIDAYIGELEAK